A DNA window from Halogeometricum borinquense DSM 11551 contains the following coding sequences:
- a CDS encoding M81 family metallopeptidase produces the protein MSDPTVVLGQIEHETNTFSSLPTGIDQFADASLHYGDTIPPEFRGSNTAIGGFLRVADEKNWNVVPTVAADATPGGIVTADALSSLLDEVLTGIEKSEPDAVLLALHGAMVSEDHPDGDGYILERVREAAGDIPVMASLDLHANISERMVEHADGLFGYDTYPHVDIGDTGETAARAMAATLSGDLDPQVVVERAPLLPPLPPLQTDIEPMESLLQQAAASEAKFRPDVSVFGGFAYADVEEAGFSVVGVSDTHVAEETRATCKALAESAYERRHEFDHDYTSVGDAVEAAANWDADTEGGPLLLADLADNPGGGSAEDGTFILESLLDAGIEDAALALIVDPDAVAAAVEAGVGNTVAVDLGGHIEDNGDPLAVEGRVRLISDGSYRNYGPMSRGLRVNLGRTAVLEIDGIDVIVGSHRQQPYDPEAFRRMGITPERQRVLVLKSTVHYRAAFEPMAGAIREVAAPGLCHPDLTQFDYEHVSRPLYPLDEDG, from the coding sequence ATGAGCGACCCCACCGTCGTTCTCGGGCAGATCGAACACGAGACGAACACGTTCTCGTCGCTCCCGACCGGAATCGACCAGTTCGCTGACGCGTCGCTACACTACGGTGACACGATTCCGCCGGAGTTCCGCGGCTCCAACACCGCTATCGGCGGGTTCCTCCGCGTCGCCGACGAAAAGAACTGGAACGTTGTCCCGACCGTCGCCGCCGACGCGACGCCGGGCGGCATCGTCACGGCAGATGCGCTCTCCTCCCTGTTAGATGAGGTCCTCACGGGTATCGAGAAATCCGAACCGGACGCCGTCCTGCTAGCGCTGCACGGCGCGATGGTCAGCGAGGACCACCCCGACGGTGATGGCTACATCCTCGAACGCGTCCGCGAGGCCGCGGGCGACATCCCCGTGATGGCCAGTCTCGACTTGCATGCGAACATCTCCGAGCGGATGGTCGAACACGCCGACGGGCTGTTCGGCTACGATACCTATCCACACGTCGATATCGGCGACACGGGCGAAACAGCAGCCCGGGCAATGGCCGCGACGCTCTCGGGCGACCTCGACCCGCAGGTTGTCGTCGAGCGTGCCCCTCTCCTGCCGCCGCTCCCGCCGCTACAGACCGATATCGAGCCGATGGAATCGCTGCTCCAGCAGGCAGCCGCCAGCGAGGCGAAGTTCCGACCCGACGTCTCCGTCTTCGGTGGATTCGCCTACGCCGACGTCGAAGAGGCCGGTTTCTCGGTCGTCGGCGTGAGCGACACGCACGTCGCAGAAGAGACGCGAGCGACCTGCAAGGCGCTGGCCGAATCGGCCTACGAGCGCCGCCACGAGTTCGACCACGACTACACCAGCGTCGGTGATGCTGTCGAAGCGGCTGCCAACTGGGACGCCGACACCGAGGGCGGCCCACTTCTGCTCGCCGACCTCGCGGACAACCCCGGCGGCGGCAGCGCCGAGGACGGGACGTTCATCCTCGAATCACTGCTCGACGCAGGAATCGAAGACGCCGCGCTCGCGCTCATCGTTGACCCTGACGCCGTTGCCGCTGCGGTCGAGGCCGGCGTTGGAAACACTGTCGCCGTCGATCTCGGCGGCCACATCGAGGACAACGGTGACCCGCTCGCAGTTGAGGGGAGGGTTCGACTCATTTCCGACGGCTCGTACCGGAATTATGGACCGATGTCTCGTGGTCTCCGAGTGAACCTCGGTCGCACCGCAGTCCTAGAGATCGACGGCATCGATGTCATCGTTGGCTCGCACCGCCAGCAACCCTACGACCCCGAAGCCTTCCGAAGGATGGGCATCACACCCGAACGCCAGCGCGTTCTCGTTCTCAAGAGTACGGTCCACTACCGCGCCGCATTCGAGCCGATGGCTGGCGCTATCCGTGAGGTTGCAGCACCGGGGCTGTGTCATCCTGACCTCACCCAATTCGACTACGAACACGTCTCTCGTCCGCTCTACCCACTGGACGAGGACGGTTGA
- a CDS encoding aldehyde dehydrogenase family protein codes for MDYGLLIDGAAVDTEERLSVDAPATGDVLGTVASGTAAQTADAIEAAQRAAREWRYSDPSERSAPLAAVADRIEDEADEIAELLSRETGKCLATAEGEVAETVAQFRFYAGVTDKVRGDTVPTPSNRFNYTKRVPYGVTAHIVPWNYPLLLGSRSIAAALATGNTVVAKAPSQAPLTTMWYGEFLVEEFPDGVVNLLSGPGSEVGGELSDNANVDAISFTGSTMVGQHVLESAAKHIIPVDVELGGKAPAIVLPDADPKNAAVGVATGIFSNTGQNCVAQSRLIVHEDIKEEVVDEIVAQAEAITLGPGTDPETDMGAVISEDALEDMLNYIEVGKKEGATLLTGGKRPDDPELADGNFLEPTVFDDVTNDMRIAQEEIFGPVLSVITVSSVEEAIELANDSNFALAASLWTGSLDATRYADRLDHGLVAVNTFPVSMPQSPWGGNKRSGIGREGGLEGVEAFTTVNSVVVEHGDMGAGYR; via the coding sequence ATGGACTACGGACTGCTGATAGACGGTGCAGCGGTGGATACCGAAGAGCGCTTGTCGGTAGACGCCCCGGCGACGGGCGACGTACTTGGGACGGTCGCAAGCGGGACGGCAGCGCAGACGGCCGACGCAATCGAGGCCGCTCAGCGGGCGGCACGCGAGTGGCGATACAGTGATCCCAGTGAGCGGTCGGCACCGCTCGCCGCCGTCGCGGATCGGATCGAAGACGAAGCCGACGAAATCGCAGAGCTACTGAGCCGAGAGACCGGCAAGTGTCTCGCCACTGCTGAAGGAGAAGTGGCCGAAACCGTCGCGCAGTTCCGCTTCTACGCGGGCGTCACGGACAAAGTGCGCGGCGATACGGTCCCAACCCCGTCGAACCGGTTCAACTACACAAAACGTGTCCCCTACGGAGTCACCGCCCACATCGTTCCGTGGAACTACCCACTCCTCTTAGGCTCGCGGTCCATCGCCGCCGCACTAGCAACGGGCAACACTGTCGTGGCTAAAGCGCCGAGTCAGGCCCCGCTCACGACGATGTGGTACGGCGAGTTCTTGGTCGAGGAGTTCCCCGACGGCGTCGTGAACCTCCTCTCAGGCCCGGGGAGCGAGGTCGGCGGGGAGCTGTCCGACAACGCCAACGTTGACGCCATCAGCTTCACGGGATCGACGATGGTCGGCCAGCACGTTCTGGAATCCGCCGCGAAGCATATCATCCCGGTTGACGTCGAACTCGGCGGGAAAGCGCCGGCAATCGTCCTTCCGGATGCGGATCCGAAGAACGCCGCCGTCGGCGTCGCCACCGGTATCTTCTCGAACACCGGGCAGAACTGCGTCGCCCAATCTCGGCTCATCGTCCACGAGGACATCAAAGAGGAGGTCGTCGATGAAATCGTCGCACAGGCTGAGGCAATCACGCTCGGTCCCGGAACGGACCCAGAAACAGACATGGGTGCGGTCATATCCGAGGATGCCCTAGAGGACATGCTGAACTACATCGAGGTGGGAAAGAAAGAGGGCGCGACGCTTCTCACCGGTGGCAAGCGTCCCGACGACCCCGAACTCGCGGATGGAAACTTCCTCGAACCGACTGTCTTCGACGACGTAACCAACGACATGCGCATCGCACAGGAGGAAATCTTCGGTCCAGTCCTCTCTGTCATCACAGTTTCTTCCGTCGAGGAGGCCATCGAACTGGCCAACGATTCGAACTTCGCGCTGGCGGCCAGCCTCTGGACCGGCAGCCTCGACGCAACCCGGTACGCCGACCGACTCGATCACGGCCTGGTTGCGGTCAACACCTTCCCCGTCTCGATGCCCCAGAGTCCGTGGGGCGGCAACAAGCGGTCCGGAATCGGACGCGAGGGCGGCCTCGAAGGCGTGGAAGCGTTCACCACGGTCAATAGCGTGGTAGTCGAACACGGTGACATGGGTGCAGGCTACCGATGA
- a CDS encoding iron-containing alcohol dehydrogenase family protein, with the protein MTQNSHMWNVPNRILFGHGTAAETGTYLESFGAERALIVTDEGVRAAGVLDPVLDAIEDAGKDYAVFDGVVPDPTDTVVHEAAEMYDKADADMLIGIGGGSSMDTAKAASILATNGGHILNYEGVSNVEYDTPPTIYMPTTSGSGSEVGHWCIVRDSETDIKEEIGDVELLADLALIDPQLTASAPAPVKAATGMDVLTHAIEAFVSIKAQSQTSSLALDSIEKVGKYLPRAVEYRGGDDEALGKMARASSQAGMAFNGAGLGAVHAISHQVGGKFGVPHGLINAIVLPYVMEYNLPQVPEKFVAVAERLGEDIDHNAPVRREAYKAVRAARELGDSVRIPETLADTDAERDAIPELAANALNDGSLTGNPRQTRQEDIETILGRAFDGELEYRNVL; encoded by the coding sequence ATGACTCAAAACAGCCACATGTGGAACGTCCCGAACCGCATCCTGTTCGGGCACGGCACAGCAGCCGAGACGGGTACGTACCTCGAATCGTTCGGTGCCGAGCGCGCACTCATCGTAACCGACGAAGGCGTCCGCGCTGCGGGTGTCCTCGACCCCGTTCTCGACGCCATCGAAGACGCCGGGAAAGACTACGCCGTCTTCGACGGTGTCGTTCCCGATCCGACCGACACCGTCGTTCACGAGGCCGCCGAGATGTACGACAAGGCAGACGCAGACATGCTCATCGGCATCGGCGGCGGCTCGTCGATGGACACCGCGAAGGCCGCCTCCATCCTCGCAACCAACGGCGGTCACATCCTCAACTACGAGGGCGTCAGCAACGTCGAATACGACACGCCGCCGACCATCTACATGCCAACCACGTCCGGCAGCGGGAGCGAGGTCGGTCACTGGTGTATCGTCCGCGACAGCGAGACTGACATCAAAGAGGAGATCGGTGACGTGGAACTACTGGCCGATCTCGCGCTGATCGATCCACAACTCACCGCCAGCGCGCCCGCACCGGTCAAGGCCGCGACCGGAATGGACGTGCTGACTCACGCCATCGAGGCGTTTGTCTCGATCAAAGCTCAGAGTCAGACTTCCTCGCTCGCACTGGACTCCATCGAGAAGGTTGGCAAGTACCTTCCGCGCGCGGTCGAGTACCGCGGTGGCGACGACGAAGCGCTCGGGAAGATGGCCAGAGCCTCCTCACAGGCCGGGATGGCCTTCAACGGGGCCGGGCTGGGTGCCGTCCACGCCATCTCTCATCAGGTCGGTGGGAAGTTCGGCGTCCCTCACGGACTCATCAACGCCATCGTCCTTCCCTACGTGATGGAGTACAATCTCCCGCAGGTACCCGAGAAGTTTGTCGCCGTCGCCGAGCGCCTCGGCGAGGACATCGACCACAACGCTCCCGTCCGGCGTGAAGCCTACAAAGCAGTCCGTGCAGCGCGCGAACTCGGCGACAGCGTCCGAATACCAGAGACGTTGGCAGACACCGACGCCGAGCGCGACGCCATTCCGGAACTCGCAGCGAACGCGCTCAACGATGGGAGTCTCACCGGCAATCCACGACAAACGCGCCAAGAGGATATCGAGACGATCCTCGGACGCGCTTTCGACGGCGAACTGGAGTACCGCAACGTCCTCTGA